From a single Carassius carassius chromosome 8, fCarCar2.1, whole genome shotgun sequence genomic region:
- the LOC132144827 gene encoding uncharacterized protein LOC132144827: protein MTAWLSEVLKRSVSTSVSCAAQSLSTQPGVCGTGVTTLNPKIDKGRRKHSKKFSEFEKTLFKQIVLNYPVIENKQHDSGTENKKVAAWISILNEFNSSEKVTKRTLKQFQVLWKNIKINLKKTTAATRQERFKTGGGLPVPPDTEELGDLLAGIIESLQPLEGIQDDDHLDSSDDLILTQDLGGAENSQDAQMNPAAASTNMQQHPVSCSSISQHPAVSNPGSRSRGKRMTIHEKLAIEFHERKLQYLKEEHEVKMKILHLELSMKERDMKQQQCQLSLEQNLS, encoded by the exons ATGACCGCCTGGCTCAGCGAGGTTTTGAAGAGATCTGTTAGCACATCTGTCAGTTGTgcagcacagtctctcagtacacagcCAG GAGTGTGTGGAACAGGAGTCACTACACTTAACCCAAAAATTGATAAAGGCCGAAgaaaacactcaaaaaaattcaGTGAATTTGAGAAGACCCTTTTTAAACAAATTGTATTAAACTATCCTGTAATTGAAAACAAACAGCATGattcaggtacagaaaacaaGAAGGTGGCGGCATGGATTTCCATATTGAATGAATTCAACTCAAGTGAAAAAGTTACCAAACGGACACTCAAACAATTTCAG GTCCTgtggaaaaacataaaaataaacctgaaaaaaacAACTGCTGCTACGCGTCAAGAGCGTTTCAAGACAGGTGGGGGACTCCCAGTTCCACCAGACACAGAGGAGTTGGGGGACTTGTTGGCTGGGATTATTGAAAGTTTGCAACCCCTGGAAGGTATTCAAGATGATGACCATTTGGACAGTTCAG ATGACCTGATCTTGACACAGGACTTGGGGGGTGCAGAGAACAGTCAAGATGCTCAAATGAATCCAGCAGCAGCCAGCACCAACATGCAGCAGCATCCAGTCTCCTGCAGTAGCATTAGTCAGCATCCAGCAGTCTCTAATCCAGGCAGCAGGTCAAGAGGGAAAAGGATGACCATTCATGAGAAACTTGCCATAGAGTTCCATGAAcgtaaattacaatatttaaaagaagaacatgaagtcaaaatgaaaattcttcatCTTGAGTTGTCTATGAAAGAGAGAGACATGAAGCAGCAGCAGTGTCAATTGTCTTTGGAACAAAATCTGAGTTAA